A part of Microbacterium terregens genomic DNA contains:
- a CDS encoding ABC transporter ATP-binding protein, which yields MTHNLTAEVALSAVHVGKSFGTGAERVAVIEDLHLDIRSGDITCLVGASGVGKTTLLRLLAGLATPSTGTVSLAGSVITEPVEQIAVVFQDYRGSLLPWMRVAQNVAFPLEGRKVAKAERLRRAHEALEVVGLAESADKYPWQLSGGMQQRVAIARALAYEAPIMLMDEPFGSLDAQTRFELEDLVLGLRDKLGITIVVVTHDIDEAVYLGDRVVVLGGRPSRIVDDVEVPLGRERDQLVTRATPTFVQLRTRVLEEIQQHGLIQQVAAG from the coding sequence GTGACTCATAACTTGACGGCGGAGGTGGCCCTCAGCGCAGTGCACGTGGGCAAGTCCTTCGGCACGGGCGCCGAACGGGTGGCTGTGATCGAGGATCTCCATCTGGACATCCGGTCCGGCGACATCACCTGTCTCGTCGGTGCCTCAGGCGTCGGAAAGACCACGCTTCTGCGGCTGCTGGCCGGGCTGGCGACTCCGAGCACCGGGACCGTCTCCCTCGCGGGCAGCGTGATCACCGAGCCGGTCGAGCAGATCGCCGTCGTCTTCCAGGACTACCGGGGGTCACTCCTGCCCTGGATGAGGGTGGCACAGAACGTGGCATTCCCCTTGGAGGGCCGCAAGGTCGCGAAGGCCGAGCGTCTTCGTCGAGCTCACGAGGCGCTGGAAGTGGTCGGCCTCGCAGAGAGCGCCGACAAGTATCCGTGGCAGCTCTCCGGCGGCATGCAGCAGCGGGTGGCGATCGCGCGCGCGCTGGCGTACGAGGCGCCGATCATGCTCATGGATGAGCCGTTCGGGTCGCTCGACGCCCAGACCCGCTTCGAGCTCGAGGACCTCGTCCTCGGGCTGCGGGACAAGCTCGGGATCACGATCGTCGTCGTCACGCACGACATCGACGAAGCGGTCTACCTCGGCGACCGCGTGGTCGTGCTGGGCGGGCGCCCGTCGCGGATCGTCGACGACGTCGAGGTGCCGCTCGGCCGGGAACGCGACCAATTGGTCACCCGGGCAACTCCGACGTTCGTGCAGCTGCGCACGCGCGTTCTCGAGGAGATCCAACAGCACGGATTGATTCAGCAGGTCGCTGCGGGATGA
- a CDS encoding ABC transporter permease, whose translation MKIKTYGPVATILLQAWLPIALVALWFVTSAASTSVFWPSLSTILQTVVDWAASGELWTDLIFSFGNYFAALALAIVVGLGFGLAIGLLPRVGEVLSPYLDFFRTLPIVVFVPIVILVLGVGRGPKVFLIFLACVWPILLNCIEGVRSIAPSVFETARGYRIPLGLRIRRVVLPGAAPQIAIGIRLAVTIGLVMLVVSEMYGSTEGVGYFILQSGQRFQLAAAWGGTLLVGVIGWAFTVVYVLIEHRVLAWTREDADATRRVRALKGDSK comes from the coding sequence ATGAAGATCAAAACGTACGGTCCCGTCGCGACCATCCTTCTGCAGGCATGGCTGCCCATCGCCCTGGTGGCGCTCTGGTTCGTCACCTCGGCGGCCTCCACTTCGGTGTTCTGGCCCTCGCTTTCCACCATCCTCCAGACAGTGGTCGATTGGGCCGCGTCGGGCGAGCTGTGGACAGACCTGATCTTCAGCTTCGGCAACTACTTCGCCGCGCTCGCCCTCGCGATCGTCGTGGGGCTGGGATTCGGGCTCGCCATCGGTCTGCTGCCACGCGTCGGCGAGGTGCTCTCGCCGTATCTGGACTTCTTCCGGACGCTGCCCATCGTCGTGTTCGTGCCGATCGTCATCCTCGTCCTGGGGGTGGGACGCGGGCCGAAGGTCTTCCTCATCTTCCTCGCATGCGTCTGGCCGATCCTGCTCAACTGCATCGAGGGCGTCCGCTCGATCGCCCCGAGTGTTTTCGAGACCGCGCGCGGATATCGGATCCCGCTCGGATTGCGGATCCGCCGAGTCGTACTGCCGGGCGCAGCTCCGCAGATCGCCATCGGCATCCGTCTGGCTGTGACCATCGGCCTCGTCATGCTGGTCGTGAGCGAGATGTACGGTTCGACCGAAGGCGTCGGCTACTTCATTTTGCAGAGCGGCCAACGGTTCCAGCTCGCAGCCGCGTGGGGTGGCACCCTCCTGGTCGGCGTCATCGGGTGGGCGTTCACCGTGGTCTATGTCCTCATCGAGCACCGGGTGCTCGCCTGGACGCGGGAAGACGCCGACGCGACGCGTCGCGTGAGAGCACTGAAAGGAGACAGCAAGTGA
- a CDS encoding ABC transporter permease, which yields MTWTQTIRSSAAATQRASASRGVMLWRVGVFVAGIALWAMIAAVDIVPAGLVPAPSAVVVALAQEVVTVGYWQALALTLWGALTGLLAAAVVGITIGVITGASAAAELSTRFLVDFGRAFPAVALIAVLVLILGRGVELKAVLVFVAVVFPIILQTQQGVRRVPTSVIETARAFRVPRALLVRKVMLPSATPSILTGLRLGASVGILVAIATEVLSGSPGIGNQITDAQMGANSALSFAYIATAGLLGYAVNAGLEKLQSTLLKWRPAMGGDE from the coding sequence ATGACGTGGACTCAAACCATTCGTTCGAGCGCAGCGGCGACGCAGCGCGCAAGCGCGTCGCGCGGCGTGATGCTCTGGCGCGTCGGTGTCTTCGTCGCCGGGATCGCGCTGTGGGCGATGATCGCCGCGGTGGATATCGTTCCGGCAGGTCTTGTCCCCGCCCCCTCCGCTGTGGTAGTGGCCCTGGCCCAAGAAGTCGTCACGGTCGGCTATTGGCAGGCACTGGCGCTGACGCTGTGGGGAGCCCTGACCGGGCTCCTCGCAGCCGCGGTGGTCGGCATCACGATCGGTGTCATCACGGGGGCGTCGGCCGCAGCTGAGCTGTCCACGCGCTTCCTGGTCGACTTCGGACGCGCGTTCCCCGCGGTCGCTCTCATCGCCGTCCTGGTGCTGATCCTCGGTCGCGGCGTCGAGCTGAAAGCCGTGCTGGTGTTCGTGGCCGTCGTCTTCCCGATCATCCTGCAGACGCAGCAGGGGGTGCGCCGTGTCCCAACGTCAGTCATCGAGACCGCGCGCGCGTTCCGCGTCCCCCGCGCGTTGCTCGTGCGCAAGGTCATGCTGCCGAGCGCGACGCCGTCGATCCTGACCGGGCTCCGGCTGGGCGCTTCGGTGGGGATCCTGGTGGCGATCGCCACAGAGGTGCTCAGCGGCTCGCCCGGAATCGGCAACCAGATCACGGATGCTCAGATGGGGGCAAACTCCGCGCTGTCGTTCGCATACATCGCCACCGCCGGTCTCCTCGGATACGCCGTGAACGCCGGGCTCGAGAAGCTGCAGTCCACCCTCCTGAAATGGCGTCCGGCGATGGGCGGGGATGAGTGA
- a CDS encoding ABC transporter substrate-binding protein produces MAGCSSPSAPAGNTSATPAASAEEELISIRVARGAVNLESAIIAQEQGFFEQEGLEVDLQVTGGGGGAATNSALIAGEFDIAATDAVTAIRAINERMPILVVAGTKSAKPDYEGEVSDGLIVPPGSTITDWKDLKGKKVGVPELGGLPYLTVVTALEENGVSLDSVEIVPVPMDALVAAAQNGQVDAVFTFSIFMLSALDAGFTRVGTGVREFLPYAPQSLWVSTVEFAEKNPEALERFRAALILGTEYGNENPDAVRKVYHENTELPAPFIDNVMILEPLDVTFNPKGWDVVLRGMKQAGEVREDLTVEDIVWEGAR; encoded by the coding sequence ATGGCAGGTTGTTCGAGTCCCTCAGCACCGGCCGGAAATACCTCCGCCACTCCCGCGGCGAGCGCCGAAGAGGAACTGATCTCCATTCGCGTTGCGCGCGGCGCGGTGAACCTCGAGAGCGCAATCATCGCTCAGGAGCAGGGCTTCTTCGAGCAGGAGGGCCTGGAGGTCGATCTGCAGGTCACCGGTGGCGGTGGTGGTGCGGCGACAAACTCCGCACTCATCGCCGGCGAGTTCGACATCGCCGCGACGGACGCGGTCACCGCGATCCGCGCGATCAACGAGCGGATGCCGATCCTCGTCGTCGCCGGTACCAAGTCGGCCAAGCCGGATTACGAAGGCGAGGTCTCGGATGGCCTGATCGTCCCGCCGGGAAGCACGATCACCGACTGGAAGGACCTCAAGGGCAAGAAGGTCGGCGTTCCCGAGCTCGGCGGCCTGCCGTACCTGACGGTCGTGACGGCGCTGGAGGAGAACGGCGTGAGCCTCGACTCGGTCGAGATCGTTCCGGTGCCCATGGACGCGCTCGTCGCCGCCGCTCAGAACGGGCAGGTGGACGCGGTCTTCACGTTCAGCATCTTCATGCTCTCAGCGCTGGATGCCGGCTTCACCCGCGTCGGTACCGGTGTGCGGGAGTTCCTTCCCTACGCGCCGCAGTCGCTCTGGGTATCGACCGTCGAGTTCGCGGAGAAGAACCCTGAGGCGCTGGAGCGTTTCCGCGCGGCCCTGATCCTCGGCACGGAGTATGGGAACGAGAACCCTGACGCAGTGCGCAAGGTCTACCACGAGAACACGGAGCTTCCTGCTCCGTTCATCGACAACGTGATGATCCTCGAGCCGCTCGATGTGACGTTCAACCCGAAGGGCTGGGATGTCGTGCTGCGCGGGATGAAGCAGGCCGGCGAGGTGCGGGAGGACCTGACCGTCGAGGACATCGTCTGGGAAGGGGCTCGCTGA
- a CDS encoding MmcQ/YjbR family DNA-binding protein, with product METEPHPLRYESDAPLVERMRALCMRYPEAAEVVAHGRFTFRAGKRQFAIVGAAHDDRDAVEFVPDPLEREALLERADVFVPPYEGAYGWLAIRVDSDAADWDLISELLDASYRRVALVRQLRALDADPVVPLSD from the coding sequence GTGGAGACCGAGCCGCATCCGCTGCGTTATGAGTCGGACGCTCCGCTGGTCGAGCGGATGCGAGCGCTCTGCATGCGCTACCCCGAAGCGGCTGAAGTCGTCGCGCACGGCCGCTTCACGTTCCGCGCCGGCAAGCGGCAGTTCGCGATCGTCGGGGCGGCTCACGATGATCGGGACGCGGTGGAGTTCGTGCCCGATCCACTGGAGCGCGAAGCGCTGCTGGAGCGAGCGGACGTGTTCGTGCCGCCGTACGAGGGCGCGTATGGCTGGCTCGCCATTCGGGTGGACTCGGATGCCGCGGACTGGGACCTGATCTCGGAGCTGCTGGATGCCTCGTACCGTCGCGTCGCGCTCGTCCGCCAGCTCCGAGCGCTGGACGCGGACCCCGTCGTGCCTCTCAGCGACTGA
- a CDS encoding asparagine synthase, with the protein MGKTSDAVFEGVSIASAAARLAVRNHILVETIAHDAQFEAEVVAAYARETLIALAEEQEAAADLARRQRKTAWGKFSDPDSTHDYRDRDTRNLRKRDKQYRAVAQELRNRAADSEAVGELVEQARDAAWGDVEANLQRRLHVEGMRSDTDPEYETMRGARMQALRLVDLPRLAAHRRRLSAGETLQAAELERE; encoded by the coding sequence ATGGGAAAGACCTCCGATGCCGTTTTCGAGGGCGTGTCGATCGCGTCGGCTGCGGCGCGCTTGGCCGTGCGCAACCACATCCTGGTCGAGACGATCGCCCACGACGCGCAGTTCGAGGCGGAGGTCGTTGCCGCCTACGCGCGAGAGACGCTGATCGCGCTCGCCGAGGAGCAGGAGGCGGCCGCGGATCTCGCACGTCGCCAGCGCAAGACCGCGTGGGGCAAGTTCTCGGACCCGGACAGCACGCACGACTACCGAGATCGCGACACCCGCAACCTGCGCAAGCGCGACAAGCAGTACCGCGCTGTTGCGCAGGAGCTGCGCAATCGCGCCGCCGACTCCGAGGCGGTCGGCGAACTCGTCGAGCAGGCACGGGATGCCGCGTGGGGCGACGTCGAAGCCAATCTTCAGCGCAGACTGCATGTCGAGGGCATGCGCTCCGACACCGATCCCGAATACGAGACGATGCGCGGCGCGCGCATGCAGGCGCTGCGGCTCGTGGATCTGCCGCGGCTGGCCGCCCACCGTCGCCGGCTGTCAGCGGGGGAGACCCTTCAGGCGGCCGAGCTCGAACGGGAGTGA
- a CDS encoding SDR family oxidoreductase: MEEQVARTRRLDVRGKTSVITGAANGMGAEIARELDRRGARLALIDRDAVALSALADELSGTGHTTHALDLTDDAAVFALAADIAASHPHVQSLITCAGSSMLGNISQLTMEEMRWLMDVNLWATVSITQALLPAMRREPAAHITHLVSIYGLAAPAGRVPYAMSKFAVRGFTESLRHELERSAVTVGAVYPAGVKTGIILHGRFAAAIDPAVAQRAAEAQAQMYHTDPRDAAYRVVEATVRRRARTLIGRQARLVDLLARLAPTRYWRAMRRPLRAATDTTTPIA, encoded by the coding sequence GTGGAGGAGCAGGTGGCCAGGACGCGGCGCCTCGATGTGCGGGGCAAGACGAGCGTCATCACCGGCGCCGCCAACGGGATGGGCGCCGAGATAGCCCGGGAGCTCGATCGCCGCGGTGCGCGGCTCGCCCTGATCGACCGGGATGCTGTCGCCCTGAGTGCGCTGGCCGATGAACTCTCCGGTACCGGCCACACCACCCATGCGCTCGACCTCACCGATGACGCAGCCGTCTTCGCCCTCGCGGCAGACATCGCGGCATCCCACCCGCACGTGCAGTCTCTGATCACCTGCGCGGGCTCGTCCATGCTCGGGAACATCAGCCAGCTGACGATGGAGGAGATGCGCTGGCTGATGGACGTGAACCTGTGGGCGACGGTGAGCATCACCCAGGCGCTGCTGCCGGCGATGCGACGGGAGCCGGCCGCGCACATCACGCATCTGGTCAGCATCTATGGGCTTGCGGCACCGGCGGGGCGCGTCCCGTACGCGATGAGCAAGTTCGCGGTGCGCGGCTTCACCGAGTCGTTGCGGCACGAGCTGGAGCGTTCCGCGGTGACGGTCGGAGCCGTCTACCCGGCCGGCGTCAAGACGGGCATCATCCTGCACGGCCGCTTCGCCGCGGCCATCGATCCGGCCGTCGCCCAGAGAGCAGCTGAGGCCCAGGCTCAGATGTATCACACCGATCCGAGGGATGCCGCGTATCGCGTCGTCGAGGCGACGGTGCGGCGCAGAGCTCGCACGCTCATCGGAAGACAAGCGCGGCTGGTCGACCTTCTGGCCAGGCTGGCGCCGACACGGTACTGGCGCGCGATGCGTCGGCCGCTGCGGGCGGCTACAGACACGACGACGCCGATCGCCTAG
- a CDS encoding acyl-CoA desaturase: MSTLGAVRQTYARKEDFPPITQAYTKVSQVVRETGLLDRAPWFYILVGTAIALGFGGAITGFILLGDSWFQLLIAAALGILFTQVAFLSHEAAHRTIFTSGKANDLLALILGNGIVGMSRDWWGSKHTRHHANPNRVGKDPDIEIDTIRFLEEDAVKVHGAMSFITRRQGWLFFPLLTLEGLNLHYIGLRHLLDFRQPIKGRWLELGLIALRFAVVLTPIFVFLPLGMAFAFLGVQLAVFGVYMGAAFAPNHKGMPIIDADAKLDFFTKQVRTSRNVSGGWWATWLMGGLNYQIEHHLFPSMPRPHLAQAREIVIEHCKTLDVPYTETTLLKSYGIVIRYLNEVGLAARDPFECGIVAKFRTKGV, from the coding sequence GTGTCCACCCTCGGCGCCGTACGTCAGACGTACGCCCGCAAAGAGGACTTCCCGCCCATCACGCAGGCCTACACGAAGGTGTCGCAGGTTGTGCGCGAAACCGGCCTTCTCGATCGTGCACCGTGGTTCTACATCCTCGTGGGCACCGCGATCGCGCTGGGTTTCGGTGGGGCGATCACCGGATTCATCCTGCTCGGCGACAGCTGGTTCCAGCTGCTGATCGCCGCGGCCCTCGGCATCCTGTTCACGCAGGTCGCGTTCCTCTCTCACGAGGCCGCCCACCGCACGATCTTCACGTCCGGCAAGGCGAACGATCTTCTGGCGCTCATCCTCGGTAACGGCATCGTCGGCATGAGCCGCGACTGGTGGGGCTCCAAGCACACTCGCCACCACGCCAACCCGAACCGGGTCGGCAAGGACCCGGACATCGAGATCGACACCATCCGCTTCCTCGAGGAGGACGCTGTCAAGGTCCACGGGGCGATGAGCTTCATCACGCGCCGTCAGGGCTGGCTGTTCTTCCCGCTGCTCACGCTCGAGGGACTCAACCTGCACTACATCGGTCTGCGCCACCTGCTGGACTTCCGCCAGCCGATCAAGGGCCGCTGGCTCGAGCTGGGCCTGATCGCGCTCCGCTTCGCGGTCGTGCTCACCCCGATCTTCGTCTTCCTGCCCCTCGGTATGGCGTTCGCGTTCCTGGGCGTCCAGCTCGCCGTCTTCGGCGTCTACATGGGTGCCGCCTTCGCGCCGAACCACAAGGGCATGCCCATCATCGACGCCGACGCGAAGCTCGACTTCTTCACCAAGCAGGTGCGGACGTCACGCAACGTCTCCGGCGGCTGGTGGGCGACGTGGCTCATGGGTGGACTGAACTACCAGATCGAGCACCACCTCTTCCCGAGCATGCCCCGCCCGCACCTCGCGCAGGCCCGCGAGATCGTGATCGAGCACTGCAAGACGCTCGACGTGCCCTACACCGAGACGACTCTCCTGAAGTCCTACGGAATCGTCATCCGGTACCTCAACGAGGTCGGGCTTGCTGCCCGCGACCCGTTCGAGTGCGGCATCGTCGCGAAGTTCCGCACCAAGGGAGTCTGA